A genomic window from Flavobacterium johnsoniae includes:
- a CDS encoding tetratricopeptide repeat protein, giving the protein MGKKFILFLTFASFSILQAQTIEEKIAAKTCECLQKSSNITNDVFRDCLTKPIGELVLTDKDPKVRESINTVEGIQTMILRAKELVSKKCPDLVPALIENKEDIYYGKSKNKSAQNFYKIGQDFMDQKNFKSAIESFQLAIKEDPNFVLALDDMGVSYRQLDDYDNAIKYYKKSLEIYPEGHFALMNIGVAYTFKSDYKTAISYYQKLIEYHPDNAEGYFGAGKNYFILKDDEKALDNMFMAHRIYTNSKSDYAKDSEQFIGAIYHKMKSENKEDLFKKIAEKNNVQIN; this is encoded by the coding sequence ATGGGGAAAAAATTCATTCTTTTTTTAACTTTTGCTAGTTTTTCAATACTTCAAGCTCAAACTATTGAAGAAAAAATTGCTGCAAAAACGTGCGAATGTTTGCAAAAAAGCTCAAACATTACCAATGATGTTTTTAGAGATTGTTTGACAAAACCAATTGGAGAATTGGTTCTGACCGATAAAGACCCAAAAGTTCGAGAATCGATTAATACTGTAGAAGGAATTCAAACTATGATTCTTAGAGCAAAAGAACTAGTTTCTAAAAAATGTCCAGACTTAGTTCCCGCTTTAATTGAGAATAAAGAAGACATTTACTACGGAAAATCAAAAAATAAAAGCGCTCAGAACTTTTATAAAATCGGACAGGATTTTATGGATCAAAAGAACTTTAAATCGGCAATTGAAAGTTTTCAATTGGCTATAAAAGAAGATCCGAATTTTGTTCTTGCACTTGATGATATGGGAGTTTCTTACAGACAATTAGACGATTATGATAATGCAATAAAATATTATAAAAAATCGCTGGAAATTTATCCTGAAGGTCATTTTGCTTTAATGAACATTGGAGTTGCCTATACTTTTAAATCTGACTATAAAACGGCGATTAGCTATTATCAAAAATTAATTGAATATCATCCTGATAACGCCGAAGGTTATTTTGGAGCCGGAAAAAACTATTTTATTCTTAAAGACGACGAAAAAGCATTAGATAATATGTTTATGGCTCACAGAATTTACACTAATTCAAAATCAGATTATGCAAAAGATTCTGAACAATTTATTGGAGCTATTTATCACAAAATGAAATCGGAGAACAAAGAAGATCTTTTCAAGAAAATTGCGGAGAAAAACAATGTTCAAATAAATTAA